In a genomic window of Bacillota bacterium:
- a CDS encoding DUF134 domain-containing protein translates to MARPPKWRKVEFIPVIQHFVPIDIQTNNMEENILKIEEVEAIRLKDVEKLEQEECSERMEVSRQTFQRVLNNAREKIADSIINGKAIRIEGGNFTRNICPVRCLDCGKEWKESYENFEKIINGQYTCPNCQSKRVVCLSTNGQKFCRRNCWRRGRME, encoded by the coding sequence TTGGCCAGGCCGCCTAAATGGAGAAAAGTTGAATTTATTCCGGTTATACAGCACTTTGTGCCTATAGACATACAAACAAATAACATGGAAGAAAACATTTTAAAAATCGAGGAAGTCGAGGCAATACGTCTTAAGGATGTGGAGAAGCTGGAGCAGGAAGAATGTTCCGAAAGGATGGAAGTTTCAAGACAAACCTTCCAGCGGGTTCTTAACAATGCAAGGGAAAAAATCGCAGACAGCATCATAAACGGAAAAGCAATTCGAATAGAAGGTGGCAATTTTACCCGCAACATCTGTCCGGTACGGTGCCTTGATTGTGGGAAAGAGTGGAAAGAAAGCTATGAAAACTTTGAAAAAATTATTAATGGCCAATATACCTGCCCGAACTGCCAATCTAAGAGGGTAGTATGTCTAAGTACTAATGGCCAGAAGTTTTGCAGGCGCAATTGCTGGAGAAGAGGAAGGATGGAATAA